One segment of Ricinus communis isolate WT05 ecotype wild-type chromosome 8, ASM1957865v1, whole genome shotgun sequence DNA contains the following:
- the LOC8271362 gene encoding uncharacterized protein LOC8271362: MRNISALVVFLSFCGLCLSGFTNSYIPDKFGFEADIESVPTHSYDRIDEVKKHCAFVLSSATELKPEDTRVYGIKEDLNFINGDWRQDVGEAPIVPYVDKEYRNSNLSDVPMNLVSFWVTDVDHGHRSKKSISVNGFLVMGRTLSSFGDRPYEDSLRFQIWPGHTQLSISFQGVYTESKKNRGERVMCFLGSTMLPSRESDSSDPWGWVKGPGSNYNQPPLLQDDQILLVLHFPISFSLTNRVIQGEMRSLNPKTNPKYFDQVHILSQLSKSANYEFGSEKIVSKVCNPYPYNDTMFNSGIDVYKGTGFCEILGQITEEGAAPFTILPNWKCNGTDDFCSKLGPFMTDNETKATDGSFKGVKLFVQNIKCEQTLAQGNASSARVAAVFRAVPPMANQYIMGMRSGPNNLTVAAEGFWKSSNGQLCMVGCLGLVDTEGSSCNLRVCLYIPMSFSIKQRSIVFGSFSSTGKMNSPFFPLSFEKLAQPTELWNYYRFSHAYYSYSKLEEAGIILERNEPFSFRTVIKKSLLQFPKLEDAEFITSLSLLAEDLTLHTSAFPDPLPSSRPGRTDFGMEILSLGPLFGRYWSSNNTSWADKETPYHSKAEYTEKEVLLNVSAQITLYGDSSTNFSVLFLEGLYDPHVGKMYLVGCRDVRASWNILFESMDLEAGLDCLIEVIVSYPPTTSRWLVNPTVRISITSQRNDDDPLHFNTIRLQTLPIMYRKQRDDILSRRGVEGILRILTLSFAIACILSQLFYIKHDTDSVPFISLVMLGVQALGYSLPLITGAEALFKRMSSEPYETSSYDLEKNQWVHVIDYTVKLLIMVSFLLTLRLCQKVWKSRIRLLTRSPHEPHRVPSDKQVFLATLVVHVVGYLIVLVIHAIKTIQKPLKMEISVDSAGNSRTLREWETELEEYVGLVQDFFLLPQVIGNILWQIDSQPLKNVYFIGITVVRLLPHVYDYIRSPVPNPYFAEEYEFVNPNMDFYSKFGDIAIPATAILLAAVVYIQQRWNYGKLSQFLTFGQCRLLPLGSRVYQRLPSKSLESELASGVNGNNSLGTERDDEE; this comes from the coding sequence ATGAGGAATATATCTGCTCTCGTTGTCTTTTTGTCTTTCTGTGGATTGTGCTTATCTGGGTTTACGAATTCATATATTCCAGATAAATTTGGTTTTGAGGCTGATATTGAGTCTGTCCCTACTCATAGTTATGACAGAATTGACGAAGTGAAGAAACATTGTGCTTTTGTTTTGTCTTCTGCTACTGAATTGAAACCTGAAGATACTAGAGTTTATGGTATTAAAGAAgatcttaattttataaatggtGATTGGAGGCAGGATGTTGGTGAAGCTCCAATTGTACCATATGTTGACAAAGAGTATCGCAATAGTAACTTATCAGATGTTCCAATGAACTTGGTTTCTTTTTGGGTCACCGATGTTGATCATGGCCATAGATCTAAGAAGTCAATTAGTGTTAATGGGTTTTTGGTTATGGGTAGAACATTAAGTTCTTTTGGGGACAGACCATATGAAGATAGTCTTCGCTTTCAGATATGGCCTGGTCATACCCAGCTTTCAATTTCGTTTCAAGGGGTATATACTGAATCTAAGAAGAACAGAGGTGAAAGAGTAATGTGTTTTCTGGGGAGCACAATGCTGCCTTCTCGGGAGTCTGATTCGAGTGATCCATGGGGATGGGTGAAAGGGCCTGGTTCGAATTATAATCAGCCACCTCTTCTGCAAGATGATCAGATTCTGCTAGTTCTGCATTTTCCAATTAGCTTTTCATTGACCAATAGGGTGATCCAAGGAGAAATGAGAAGTTTAAACCCCAAAACAAATCCCAAGTACTTTGATCAAGTTCACATATTATCACAGTTGTCAAAGTCGGCAAACTATGAATTTGGCTCTGAAAAAATTGTTTCCAAAGTGTGCAACCCATATCCCTATAATGATACAATGTTCAATAGTGGTATTGACGTCTATAAAGGAACTGGTTTTTGTGAAATTCTAGGGCAAATTACTGAAGAAGGAGCAGCGCCTTTTACCATTCTGCCAAACTGGAAGTGCAATGGCACAGATGATTTTTGCAGCAAGTTGGGTCCATTTATGACGGATAATGAAACTAAAGCAACAGATGGGAGCTTTAAAGGTGTAAAACTCTTTGTGCAAAATATCAAATGTGAGCAGACACTTGCACAAGGAAATGCTAGTTCTGCAAGGGTTGCTGCCGTCTTTCGAGCTGTCCCTCCAATGGCGAATCAGTATATTATGGGAATGAGATCTGGACCAAACAACTTGACAGTAGCTGCTGAGGGATTTTGGAAGTCTTCCAATGGGCAGCTTTGCATGGTTGGTTGCCTTGGATTAGTGGATACAGAAGGAAGTAGCTGTAATTTGAGGGTCTGTTTATACATTCCTATGTCGTTTTCCATAAAGCAACGCAGCATAGTTTTCGGGAGTTTTTCCAGTACTGGTAAAATGAACAGCCCgtttttccctttatcattcgaAAAACTAGCACAACCCACAGAGCTGTGGAATTATTATAGATTCTCCCATGCATATTACAGTTATTCAAAATTAGAGGAAGCTGGTATAATCCTGGAAAGAAATGAGCCCTTCAGTTTCAGAACTGTCATAAAGAAATCATTGCTGCAGTTCCCAAAACTGGAAGATGCAGAATTCATAACCAGCCTTTCTCTTCTTGCAGAGGACCTGACACTCCATACGTCAGCATTTCCTGATCCCTTGCCTAGTTCTCGGCCTGGAAGAACTGATTTCGGCATGGAGATTCTCTCACTTGGCCCCTTGTTTGGGCGATACTGGTCCTCGAACAATACTTCATGGGCAGATAAGGAGACACCATACCACAGCAAAGCTGAATACACTGAAAAAGAAGTCCTCCTGAATGTATCAGCTCAAATCACACTTTATGGAGATTCTTCTACCAATTTTTCTGTGCTTTTCCTAGAAGGCCTTTATGACCCTCATGTTGGGAAGATGTATCTAGTTGGCTGCAGGGATGTCCGAGCCTCATGGAACATTTTATTTGAGAGCATGGATCTTGAAGCAGGTTTGGATTGCTTAATTGAAGTGATTGTTTCTTATCCACCTACTACATCTCGGTGGCTAGTTAATCCAACTGTTAGGATTTCTATAACCAGCCAACGAAATGATGATGATCCCCTCCATTTTAATACGATTAGGCTCCAAACTCTTCCTATTATGTACCGGAAACAAAGAGATGATATTCTTTCACGCAGGGGGGTTGAGGGGATCCTCCGAATTTTAACTCTTTCATTTGCAATTGCCTGCATTTTAAGTCAGCTATTCTACATAAAGCATGATACAGATTCTGTTCCTTTCATTTCTCTTGTTATGCTTGGAGTCCAAGCTCTTGGATATAGCCTTCCGCTGATCACTGGTGCAGAAGCTCTCTTCAAGAGGATGTCATCTGAACCTTATGAGACATCGTCATATGATCTAGAGAAGAATCAGTGGGTGCATGTGATTGATTACACAGTGAAGCTTCTTATCATGGTTTCATTTCTACTAACCCTTAGACTCTGTCAGAAAGTGTGGAAATCTCGTATCAGATTACTTACAAGATCCCCTCATGAGCCACATCGTGTTCCAAGTGACAAGCAGGTATTCCTTGCTACATTGGTCGTACATGTGGTTGGCTATCTCATTGTTCTCGTTATTCATGCTATTAAAACTATTCAGAAGCCTTTGAAAATGGAGATATCTGTTGATTCAGCTGGTAATTCCCGGACACTGAGAGAATGGGAAACTGAATTAGAGGAGTATGTAGGTCTTGTCCAAGACTTTTTCTTGCTGCCACAAGTTATTGGTAATATTTTGTGGCAGATTGATTCTCAACCACTGAAGAACGTGTATTTCATCGGTATCACGGTCGTCAGACTTCTTCCTCATGTCTATGATTATATAAGATCTCCTGTTCCCAATCCTTACTTTGCCGAAGAATATGAATTCGTGAACCCAAACATGGACTTTTACTCTAAATTCGGAGATATTGCTATACCTGCCACTGCAATTCTTCTTGCAGCTGTAGTCTATATTCAGCAGAGATGGAATTATGGGAAGCTCAGCCAGTTTCTCACTTTTGGGCAGTGTAGGCTACTGCCTCTAGGTTCAAGAGTGTACCAGAGGTTGCCTTCCAAGTCATTGGAATCGGAGCTTGCTTCTGGTGTCAATGGAAATAACAGTCTTGGGACAGAGCGTGACGATGAAGAGTAG
- the LOC8271364 gene encoding trichohyalin: protein MSIQFEFKEEDMAIDEGIGYPKAYAKLCRDRGAAGSYSHGPPFTFIPFAMQHHEIMRAKQLEQMFPIIDPKAKPTAKPKIFFNLLWKQLNHLGNAGFDPAVIRVDPYGNVLYLHADKASPLAWDIDHWFPCQRGGLTVPSNLRILQWQVCKKKHNKLEFLIPWWDLQLGISVNQFISIFASSNSDFRHRAFSFLFPEGENEELNASQTVESHSFPQHFIESKEQLGLAPAALVLSRRESYDSTLALRSLDYNRQIRPHSPAIAAKKVKPCDLKENENPDFVSNPYQAIVMARDSLKQREEAHKMQTEIQKLDEEVNEMRQKNDEEKLAIQDLELALVKRRRRAEKCRRLAEAQSSYRTMLEKMIRDAMHQSVVYKEQIRLNQAASNALMARLEAQKAICDNSEKELHKKFKQRDELEKQIRPEWGHARKRSRMDDTLVEDRDHKAILYLPGTGSRPRTPLHKELRVFLEEEQKASEEAALSASEVGKHEAIEEELEKHAKRIIREDPDKHNKLIIALENEISIEHKLQALEIGDRKRDKFQFPLNREQEIEEDEESRKQRGKGNVERWLQMLLENSQVEIEPDNSNSLEKCRNDDIITKLNQKFPQQETRSSKYPGFDNSKALMHVPRKNQPTIIQEKDKGKKIEEIDELVEANKTLICKENSSEAGVEGIESKDFEGKEKIETRKERMLVRSESARTLRRIPSSPLILGMRKGVECMIKRPMVTGDDDLYEEHAAGNSFIKSSIKTIKKAVKI, encoded by the exons ATGTCTATTCAGTTCGAATTCAAGGAGGAAGATATGGCTATTGACGAGGGAATTGGGTACCCAAAAGCCTATGCAAAGCTGTGTAGAGATCGTGGAGCTGCTGGTTCTTACAGCCATGGCCCTCCCTTCACTTTTATTCCATTTGCAATGCAACACCATGAG ATTATGAGAGCAAAGCAATTAGAACAAATGTTCCCAATTATTGATCCAAAAGCAAAGCCAACAGCCAAGCCCAAGATCTTTTTCAATCTCTTGTGGAAGCAACTCAATCACTTGGG GAATGCTGGTTTCGATCCTGCAGTAATTCGAGTTGATCCATATGGAAATGTTCTGTATTTGCATGCTGATAAGGCCTCTCCTCTTGCATGGGACATTGACCATTGGTTTCCTTGCCAAA GGGGAGGATTAACTGTTCCAAGTAATCTGAGGATACTACAATGGCAAGTGTGTAAGAAAAAGCATAACAAGTTAGAATTTCTCATTCCATGGTGGGATCTTCAGTTGGGAATTTCAGTTAATCAGTTTATCTCCATATTTGCTTCTTCGAATTCAGATTTCAG GCATAGggcattttcatttttatttccagagggagaaaatgaagaattaaATGCTTCACAGACTGTGGAATCACATTCATTTCCACAACATTTTATTGAATCAAAAGAGCAACTAGGCCTTGCTCCAGCCGCCCTTGTTTTATCTCGAAGAGAGTCTTATGATTCTACATTGGCTTTGAGATCACTGGATTACAATAGGCAGATAAGGCCACATTCTCCTGCAATTG CTGCTAAAAAAGTAAAGCCTTgtgatttgaaagaaaatgagaacCCAGACTTCGTTTCAAATCCATATCAAGCCATTGTCATGGCCAGGGACTCTCTGAAGCAAAGGGAGGAGGCTCATAAGATGCAAACTGAAATACAGAAATTGGATGAGGAAGTTAATGAGATGAGGCAAAAGAACGACGAGGAAAAGCTTGCTATTCAGGACTTGGAGTTGGCACTCGTAAAGCGTAGAAGAAGGGCAGAAAAGTGCAGGCGTCTAGCAGAGGCGCAATCTTCATATAGGACTATGCTAGAGAAAATGATTAGAGATGCTATGCACCA GAGTGTTGTTTATAAGGAACAAATAAGACTAAACCAGGCTGCAAGTAATGCACTCATGGCAAGGCTGGAAGCTCAAAAAGCAATTTGTGATAACTCAGAGAAAGAACTTCACAAGAAATTCAAACAAAGAGATGAACTTGAGAAACAGATTAGGCCTGAATGGGGACATGCAAGAAAGAGATCAAGAATGGATGATACCTTAGTTGAAGACAGAGACCATAAAGCTATTCTTTATTTGCCAGGAACAGGATCCAGGCCAAGAACACCTCTGCACAAGGAGCTCAGAGTATTTCTAGAGGAGGAACAGAAAGCATCTGAAGAAGCTGCCTTATCTGCCAGTGAAGTTGGGAAGCATGAAGCAATCGAAGAGGAACTCGAAAAACATGCAAAAAGAATCATTAGAGAGGATCCTGATAAGCATAACAAATTGATTATTGCCTTGGAGAACGAAATCTCGATCGAGCATAAGCTTCAAGCATTAGAGATAGGAGACCGGAAGAGAGACAAATTTCAGTTCCCACTTAATAGAGAACAAGAAatagaggaagatgaagagaGCAGGAAACAACGTGGAAAAGGAAATGTAGAAAGGTGGCTACAAATGCTGCTAGAGAACTCTCAAGTTGAGATTGAACCTGACAACTCAAACAGCCTTGAAAAGTGCAGGAACGATGATATAATCACAAAGCTGAATCAAAAGTTCCCACAGCAGGAGACCAGGAGTTCAAAGTATCCAGGATTTGACAATAGCAAGGCTTTAATGCATGTTCCTCGGAAAAATCAGCCAACAATAATCCAAGAGAAGGACAAAGGAAAGAAGATAGAAGAAATCGATGAGCTAGTAGAAGCAAACAAAACACTGATTTGTAAAGAAAATTCAAGCGAAGCAGGTGTTGAAGGGATTGAAAGTAAGGActttgaagggaaagaaaagatagagactagaaaagaaagaatgcTTGTGAGGTCCGAAAGTGCCAGAACCTTGCGGCGTATCCCATCTTCTCCTTTAATCCTGGGTATGAGAAAGGGAGTGGAGTGCATGATAAAGCGGCCGATGGTTACTGGTGATGACGACCTCTATGAGGAGCATGCTGCAGGAAACAGCTTCATCAAGTCATCCATCAAGACTATCAAGAAAGCAGTGAAAATCTGA
- the LOC8271366 gene encoding pentatricopeptide repeat-containing protein At1g15510, chloroplastic, producing MAFSAKTSQIPLHLDSKTPNSSNSQHPNFRKALAFSFKPLKTHPFSSLKSPKTSLTTTNTSLSTTQNPTNSHLLQLCLEGKLEHAIKHLNSMQELKILVEDETFIALIRLCENKRGYTEGDYVFKAVLNSLVNPLSVRLGNALLSMYVRFSDLNNAWNVFGRMGERNLFSWNVLVGGYAKAGFFDEALCLYHRMLWVGIKPDIYTFPCVLRSCGGANDFIRGKEIHCHVIRFGFETDVSAVNALITMYVKCGCVGSARTVFDKMLQRDRISWNAMISGYFENGECVEGLNLFLQMLELSVDPDLMTMTSVISACELLGDDRLGREIHGYVVRTGYGNDVSVHSLLIQMYASLGYWKEAEKVFSETECRDVVSWTAMISGYEGNLMHDKALETYKNMELAGIVPDEITIACVLSACASLGQLDLGMRLHELANRMGLMSFVIVANSLIDMYSKCKCIDKALEVFHCIQDKNVISWTSIILGLRINNRSFEALSFFRKMKRNLKPNSITLISVLSACARIGALMCGKEIHAHALKTAMVYEGFLPNAILDMYVRCGKLGLALNQFNLYKEDVAAWNILMRGYAEQGQGAMAVELFHKMIESKVNPDDVTYIALLCACSRSGMVEEGLEHFKSMKLNFIDPNLKHYACMVDLLGRAGKLKEAHEFIEKMPIKPDPAIWGALLNACRMHRQVHLGEFAAQKIFKEDTESIGYYILLCNLYADTGKWDELAKVRRIMKEEGLIVDPGCSWIEVKGKVHALLSGDNFHPQIEDINMVLEGFYEKMKAAGFNVEEYSSTDKVETSRADIFCGHSERLAIAFGLINTAPGTPILVTKNLYMCESCHRSIRFISKIVRREISVRDAEQFHHFKEGACSCSDEGSWKKVDELKP from the coding sequence AGGGTAAGCTGGAACATGCTATAAAACACCTTAATTCTATGCAAGAATTGAAAATTCTAGTTGAAGACGAAACCTTTATtgctttaataagattatgtgAGAACAAAAGAGGTTATACAGAGGGTGATTATGTGTTTAAAGCTGTTTTGAATTCACTGGTTAACCCATTAAGTGTTAGGTTGGGTAATGCATTATTGAGTATGTATGTAAGGTTTAGTGATTTGAATAATGCATGGAATGTGTTCGGGAGAATGGGTGAGCgaaatttgttttcttggaATGTTTTAGTTGGTGGGTATGCGAAAGCTGGGTTTTTTGATGAGGCATTGTGTTTGTATCATAGGATGTTATGGGTTGGTATCAAGCCTGATATTTATACTTTTCCTTGCGTTTTGAGGAGTTGTGGTGGTGCAAATGATTTTATTAGAGGAAAGGAGATTCATTGTCATGTTATTAGATTCGGGTTTGAGACGGATGTTAGTGCTGTTAATGCTTTAATCACCATGTATGTAAAATGTGGATGTGTTGGCTCAGCACGCACAGTGTTTGATAAAATGCTCCAAAGAGATAGGATTTCTTGGAATGCGATGATTTCAGGATATTTTGAGAATGGTGAATGTGTGGAAGGGTTAAATTTGTTTCTCCAGATGCTTGAGCTTTCGGTTGATCCAGATTTGATGACCATGACTAGCGTGATCTCTGCTTGTGAGCTTCTTGGTGATGATAGATTAGGGAGGGAAATTCATGGATACGTAGTGAGAACAGGGTATGGCAATGATGTATCAGTGCATTCTTTGTTGATACAAATGTATGCAAGTCTTGGCTATTGGAAAGAAGCAGAAAAAGTGTTTTCGGAAACAGAATGTAGAGATGTTGTGTCATGGACAGCAATGATTTCTGGTTATGAGGGCAATTTGATGCATGATAAGGCCTTGGAAACTTACAAAAACATGGAGTTAGCAGGTATTGTCCCTGATGAGATCACAATAGCCTGTGTTCTTTCTGCCTGTGCTTCTTTAGGTCAATTAGATTTAGGTATGAGGCTTCATGAGCTGGCTAACAGGATGGGACTAATGTCATTTGTTATTGTTGCGAACTCACTCATCGATATGTATTCAAAATGCAAATGCATTGATAAGGCTTTGGAAGTCTTTCATTGCATTCAAGACAAAAATGTGATATCCTGGACTTCAATCATTCTTGGGCTTCGGATAAACAACCGGAGCTTTGAGGCGTTGTCCTTCTTTCGAAAAATGAAACGCAACTTAAAACCAAATTCTATTACTTTGATTTCTGTCCTTTCTGCATGTGCTAGAATAGGAGCTTTGATGTGTGGGAAAGAGATTCATGCACATGCATTAAAGACTGCAATGGTATATGAAGGATTTCTACCCAATGCAATTTTGGACATGTATGTAAGGTGTGGAAAATTGGGACTTGCATTGAATCAATTTAACTTGTACAAAGAGGATGTTGCAGCTTGGAATATTTTGATGAGAGGGTACGCTGAGCAGGGGCAAGGAGCAATGGCAGTTGAGTTGTTCCATAAAATGATTGAGTCTAAAGTCAATCCTGATGATGTGACATATATTGCTTTATTATGCGCTTGCAGTAGATCTGGAATGGTAGAAGAAGGTCTTGAGCATTTTAAGAGCATGAAACTGAATTTTATCGACCCAAATTTGAAACATTATGCCTGTATGGTTGACTTACTTGGCCGTGCAGGAAAACTGAAGGAAGCACATGAGTTTATAGAGAAAATGCCAATAAAGCCAGATCCAGCCATATGGGGAGCCTTATTAAATGCATGTAGGATGCACCGGCAGGTTCATCTTGGGGAATTTGCAGCCCAGAAAATTTTCAAGGAGGATACAGAAAGTATTGGGTATTATATTCTCTTGTGTAATCTCTATGCTGACACTGGTAAATGGGATGAACTTGCAAAAGTAAGAAGGATAATGAAGGAGGAAGGGCTAATTGTCGATCCTGGTTGTAGTTGGATTGAGGTAAAGGGAAAAGTTCATGCTCTCCTTAGTGGTGATAATTTCCATCCTCAAATAGAGGACATAAATATGGTTTTGGAGGGATTCTATGAGAAAATGAAGGCAGCTGGTTTCAATGTTGAAGAATACAGTTCTACAGATAAAGTTGAAACTTCAAGAGCTGATATCTTTTGTGGGCATAGTGAGAGACTCGCCATTGCATTTGGACTAATTAATACTGCTCCTGGGACACCTATATTGGTTACAAAGAATCTTTATATGTGTGAAAGCTGCCATAGAAGCATCAGGTTCATCTCAAAGATTGTGCGCAGAGAGATCTCGGTTAGGGACGCAGAACAGTTCCACCATTTCAAAGAAGGTGCATGTTCTTGCTCTGATGAAGGTAGCTGGAAAAAAGTTGACGAGTTAAAACCTTAA
- the LOC8271363 gene encoding molybdate transporter 2 encodes MESPSRTTTTTTPLLHQNRWWHRHLHLKTTISSELSGAVGDLGTFIPIVLTLTLVSHLDLSTTLIFTSLYNISTGLLFGIPMPVQPMKSIAAVAVSELPHLTTAQIATAGATTAATLLILGATGLMSFFYKFIPLPVVRGVQLSQGLSFAFSAIKYIRYNQDFITSKSTSPRSWLGLDGLVLAISALLFLIFTTGSGADHPSMSDDDQSLTRSSQRRVNRRLRILSAIPAALIVFLFGLVLCFIRDPSIIKDLKFGPSRIQVLKMTWEDWKIGFLRGAIPQIPLSVLNSVIAVCKLSTDLFPDRELSATKVSISVGLMNLVGCWFGAMPVCHGAGGLAGQYRFGARSGASVVFLGIGKLVIGLVFGNSFIRILNQFPIGILGVLLLFAGIELAMASKDMNTKEESFVMLVCAAVSMTGSSAALGFGCGILLYLLLKLRSMDCSYFRFTNFCSKSSDDDQSILIP; translated from the coding sequence ATGGAATCTCCCTCCAGAACCACCACCACCACGACCCCTCTCCTCCACCAAAACCGGTGGTGGCACCGTCACCTCCATCTCAAAACCACCATTTCCTCTGAACTTTCCGGAGCGGTGGGTGATTTAGGTACCTTTATCCCCATAGTTCTAACCCTCACTCTTGTTTCCCACTTAGACCTATCCACCACTCTTATCTTCACCTCGCTTTACAACATTTCCACTGGCCTTCTCTTCGGTATTCCCATGCCCGTCCAGCCCATGAAGTCCATCGCCGCGGTTGCTGTCTCCGAGCTTCCCCACCTCACCACCGCACAGATCGCCACCGCTGGCGCCACCACTGCTGCCACCCTTCTTATTCTCGGTGCCACCGGACTCATGTCCTTCTTCTACAAATTCATTCCTCTACCTGTTGTTCGTGGCGTCCAGCTCTCTCAGGGTCTTTCTTTCGCTTTCTCCGCTATCAAATACATTCGTTACAATCAGGATTTTATCACTTCAAAATCTACTTCTCCTCGTTCTTGGCTTGGTCTTGACGGTTTAGTTCTTGCTATTTCagctcttctttttctcatattcactaCTGGCTCAGGTGCTGATCACCCCAGTATGAGTGATGATGATCAGTCCTTGACTCGCTCTTCCCAGAGGCGAGTCAACAGGAGATTGCGGATTTTATCAGCAATACCTGCTGCTCTGATTGTGTTCTTATTTGGGTTGGTGTTATGTTTCATCCGCGATCCTTCTATTATTAAAGATCTTAAATTTGGCCCATCAAGAATCCAGGTATTGAAGATGACATGGGAAGATTGGAAAATTGGATTCTTGAGAGGTGCGATCCCACAAATCCCATTATCCGTATTGAATTCTGTAATAGCAGTGTGCAAATTATCAACTGATTTGTTTCCAGACAGAGAATTATCAGCAACAAAAGTGTCTATTAGTGTTGGATTGATGAATTTAGTGGGTTGCTGGTTTGGTGCTATGCCAGTTTGTCATGGGGCAGGTGGGTTGGCAGGGCAGTATAGATTTGGCGCAAGAAGTGGTGCATCAGTTGTTTTCCTTGGGATTGGGAAGTTAGTGATTGGATTGGTTTTTGGGAATTCTTTTATAAGGATTCTGAATCAATTCCCAATTGGGATTCTTGGAGTTCTATTGTTATTTGCTGGGATAGAATTGGCTATGGCATCTAAAGATATGAACACTAAAGAAGAATCGTTTGTTATGCTGGTTTGTGCTGCTGTTTCTATGACAGGGTCTAGTGCTGCATTGGGTTTTGGGTGTGGaattttgctttatttgttGCTGAAATTAAGAAGCATGGACTGCTCTTATTTTAGATTTACTAATTTTTGCTCTAAATCCTCTGATGATGACCAATCTATTCTCATTCCTTAA